Part of the uncultured Fusobacterium sp. genome, CTGGTTCCCAACCATTTTCTAATAATTTTGCTGTATATACTTTATTATAGAAAAATGCCATAACAATATTTGAAGCTCCACAAGTTATAGCTTCTAAAATAACCATTATAATTGCCCAAGTAAAATCTCCTCTAAATATAGGAACGAAGAAACCAAAAAAAAGTGTTGTCCAAGAAAATCCAACTAATCCTTTTTTTGTTAAATTACCTTTTTTTAAACTTAACTCT contains:
- a CDS encoding HrgC protein, yielding MATELSLKKGNLTKKGLVGFSWTTLFFGFFVPIFRGDFTWAIIMVILEAITCGASNIVMAFFYNKVYTAKLLENGWEPADEYSKKILIEKEMVTE